A window from Rana temporaria chromosome 8, aRanTem1.1, whole genome shotgun sequence encodes these proteins:
- the LOC120910133 gene encoding zinc finger protein 551-like, with translation MDPSDQGESSHQSHTMIVNIHIRSQTADRSTDPSNPEESSSPHEGDHRGDHLFSCSVCGKSFTRKGALAEHQKIHTGERPYSCSECGKSFSYKGKLIRHQRIHTSERPFPCSECGKSFTQKAHLVTHQRIHTGDRPFSCSECGKCFTQKGELAEHQRIHTSERPYSCSDCGKSFTQKEALAEHQKIHTGERPYSCSECRKSFNRKEKLIRHQRIHTRERPFPCSECEKSFTQKAHLVTHQRIHTGDRPYSCSECGKSFTGKGDLVNHFRIHTGERPYSCLECGKSFAEKGTLVRHKKRIHTSERPYSCSECGKSFNDKGVLVNHQIIHTGEHPYSCSECGKSFTGKRNLVTHQRIHTGERPYSCSECGKSFTGKVLLVNHLRIHTGERPYSCLECGKSFAEKGTLVRHQRIHTGEHP, from the coding sequence ATGGATCCCTCTGATCAGGGGGAATCTTCTCATCAATCACATACTATGATTGTAAATATCCATATAAGATCTCAAACTGCAGATAGATCAACAGATCCTTCTAATCCCGAGGAATCTTCCTCACCCCATGAAGGAGATCACCGAGGTGACCATCTATTCTCATGTTCagtgtgcgggaaatctttcactcggaAAGGAGCACTTGCTgaacaccagaaaattcacacaggtgaacgtccttattcatgttcagagtgcgggaaatctttcagttATAAAGGAAAACTTATTcggcaccagagaattcacacgagtGAGCGTCCTTtcccttgttcagagtgcgggaaatctttcactcaaaAAGCTCATCTTGTTacacatcagagaattcacacaggagaccgtcctttttcatgttcagagtgcgggaaatgtttcactcagaAGGGAGAACTTGctgaacaccagagaattcacacgagtGAACGACCATATTCATGTTCAGATTGCGGAAAATCTTTTACTCAGAAAGAAGCACTTGCTgaacaccagaaaattcacacaggtgaacgtccttattcatgttcagagtgcaggAAATCTTTCAATCGTAAAGAAAAACTTATTcggcaccagagaattcacacgagaGAGCGTCCTTTCCCTTGTTCAGAGTGCGAGAAATCTTTCACTCAAAAAGCTCATCTTGTTacacatcagagaattcacacaggagaccgtccttattcatgttcagagtgcgggaaatctttcactggcAAAGGAGACCTTGTTAATCATTTTAGAATTCATACAggcgagcgtccttattcatgtttagagtgtgggaaatcttttGCTGAAAAAGGAACCCTTGTTAGACATAAAAAAAGAATTCACACCagcgagcgtccttattcatgttcagaatgcgggaaatctttcaatgataAAGGAGTCCTTGTTAATCATCAgataattcacacaggtgagcatccttattcatgttcagagtgcgggaaatctttcactggcAAAAGAAACCTTGTTacacatcagagaattcacacaggtgagcgtccttattcatgttcagagtgcgggaaatctttcactggcAAAGTACTCCTTGTTAATCATCTTAGAATTCATACAggcgagcgtccttattcatgtttagagtgcgggaaatctttcgctGAAAAAGGAACCCTTGTTagacatcagagaattcacacaggtgagcatccataa